One Cyprinus carpio isolate SPL01 chromosome B25, ASM1834038v1, whole genome shotgun sequence genomic region harbors:
- the LOC109070583 gene encoding putative nuclease HARBI1, giving the protein MLLTNVVARWPGSTHDSFILRHSSVGRRLEAGAIRDGWLLGDSGYPLKQWLLTPFLNPHSAEERHYNMCHSRARAIVERTIGLFKGRWRCLDCTGGRLLYTPEKVCQNRAGMCCATQCGTA; this is encoded by the exons ATGTTGCTCACTAATGTAGTAGCTCGGTGGCCTGGGTCAACCCATGACTCATTTATTTTAAGACACAGCAGTGTTGGACGCAGACTCGAGGCTGGTGCTATACGTGATGGCTGGCTTCTAG GGGACAGTGGATATCCCCTCAAACAGTGGCTGCTTACGCCTTTCCTCAACCCACATAGTGCAGAGGAAAGGCACTACAACATGTGCCACAGCCGAGCTCGCGCTATAGTGGAGCGCACCATCGGCCTGTTTAAGGGCAGATGGCGCTGCCTCGACTGCACTGGAGGGAGGTTATTGTACACGCCTGAAAAGGTGTGCCAAAATCGTGCTGGCATGTGCTGTGCTACACAATGTGGCACAGCTTAA